One stretch of Saccharopolyspora erythraea DNA includes these proteins:
- a CDS encoding biotin transporter BioY, with translation MPGTRNPAPAANLARTVVFAAFIAVLGIFPGLYIGGAAVPIVLQNMGPLLAGSILGARRGGAAVLLFVALVALGLPLLSGGRGGIAPFAGPSGGFVLGWIASAVVVGLIVQRAMPRPGLVTLLVANVAGVAVDYLVGIPYWGAFTGDIGSAAVQSLVFLPGDAVKLVAVSLVAVAVHRAVPTLGAPRSTATTGS, from the coding sequence GTGCCCGGAACCCGGAACCCGGCGCCTGCCGCCAATCTGGCCAGGACAGTGGTGTTCGCCGCGTTCATCGCCGTGCTCGGCATCTTCCCCGGACTCTACATCGGTGGCGCGGCGGTGCCGATCGTCCTGCAGAACATGGGTCCGCTGCTCGCGGGCAGCATCCTCGGCGCCCGCCGGGGCGGCGCCGCCGTCCTGCTGTTCGTGGCGCTGGTGGCGCTCGGGCTGCCGCTGCTGTCCGGCGGCCGGGGCGGGATCGCGCCGTTCGCGGGCCCCAGCGGCGGGTTCGTGCTCGGCTGGATCGCCTCCGCGGTGGTCGTCGGCCTGATCGTGCAGCGCGCGATGCCCCGGCCGGGCCTGGTGACGCTGCTGGTCGCCAACGTCGCGGGCGTCGCGGTCGACTACCTCGTCGGCATCCCGTACTGGGGCGCGTTCACCGGCGACATCGGCTCGGCCGCGGTGCAGTCGCTGGTGTTCCTGCCCGGCGACGCCGTGAAACTCGTCGCGGTCTCGCTCGTCGCGGTCGCCGTGCACCGCGCCGTGCCGACGCTCGGCGCCCCGCGCAGCACCGCCACCACCGGGAGCTGA
- a CDS encoding DUF3052 domain-containing protein → MTAKQDQQIEPAVRLGFEPGQVVLEIGFDDDADPALRVAVEEVTGEDVVLDETEDTADAAVLWFREDDGDLVDALVDARSQLGEAAVIWVLTPADGRAGYVEPADIGESAVVAGLVHDQTTSPVDGWTGSRLVAPPSRW, encoded by the coding sequence GTGACGGCGAAGCAGGACCAGCAGATCGAACCGGCGGTCCGGTTGGGCTTCGAGCCCGGGCAGGTGGTGCTGGAGATCGGGTTCGACGACGACGCGGACCCGGCGCTGCGCGTGGCGGTCGAGGAGGTCACCGGTGAGGACGTGGTGCTGGACGAGACCGAGGACACCGCCGACGCCGCCGTGCTGTGGTTCCGGGAGGACGACGGCGACCTCGTCGACGCGCTGGTGGACGCCCGGTCCCAGCTCGGCGAAGCCGCGGTCATCTGGGTGCTGACCCCCGCGGACGGACGCGCCGGGTACGTCGAACCCGCCGACATCGGGGAGAGCGCGGTGGTCGCTGGACTGGTCCATGACCAGACCACCAGCCCCGTCGACGGCTGGACCGGCTCCCGCCTGGTCGCGCCACCGTCCCGCTGGTAG
- a CDS encoding ATP-dependent DNA helicase — protein MEIAVAAVGGTERAGQSQMAEAVEHSIRSGEHLAVQAGTGTGKSLAYLVPAIRHAVAEETTVIVSTATIALQRQLVDRDLPRLAAALTDALGRPPKFAILKGRRNYLCLNRIDGGAPEEPDEGALFDPFAASALERQVKRLREWSSETETGDRDELVPGVTDQAWRQVSVTAKECLGAHRCPVGTDCFAERARAEAGRADVVVTNHALLAIDALDDRPILPEHDVVMVDEAHDLVDRVTSAATGELTAGAVKLAARRCGRAIDQEIADRLDEAGEGLDVVLQDAEPRRLEELPRDLGGALAATRDAAAACVTALGPERKEDVEGSTARKLALALTEDVHDTAVRVLEAFDEEDDRRRDVVWISADPNRPPTVRVAPLGVGGLLRERLFGQRTTVLTSATLALGGSFDTLARQWGLPPEQRARKAEGAATDKEVPSDAGGPKWTGLDVGSPFEHQRSGILYIARHLPQPGRDGLPPQYLDELTELVRAAGGRTLGLFSSMRAARQASEELRQRLDTPVLCQGEDSTALLVTKFAEDPRTSLFGTLSLWQGVDVPGQSLQLVVMDRIPFPRPDDPLASARQKAVSEHGGNGFLTIAGTHAALLLAQGAGRLLRSIDDRGVIAVLDPRLATARYGGFLRASLPPFWTTHDPEVVRGALRRLDASAS, from the coding sequence ATGGAGATCGCCGTCGCGGCCGTCGGCGGAACCGAGCGGGCGGGTCAGTCGCAGATGGCCGAAGCGGTCGAGCACTCGATCCGCTCCGGTGAGCACCTGGCCGTGCAGGCCGGCACCGGCACCGGCAAGTCGCTGGCCTACCTGGTCCCCGCGATCCGCCACGCCGTCGCGGAGGAGACCACCGTCATCGTCTCGACCGCGACGATCGCGCTGCAACGCCAGCTCGTCGACCGCGACCTGCCGCGGCTGGCCGCCGCGCTGACCGACGCGCTGGGACGTCCGCCGAAGTTCGCGATCCTCAAGGGCCGCCGCAACTACCTGTGCCTCAACCGCATCGACGGCGGCGCCCCCGAGGAGCCCGACGAGGGCGCGCTGTTCGACCCGTTCGCGGCCTCGGCACTGGAACGCCAGGTCAAGCGGCTGCGAGAGTGGTCGTCGGAGACCGAGACCGGCGACCGCGACGAGCTCGTGCCCGGCGTCACCGACCAGGCGTGGCGGCAGGTCTCGGTGACGGCGAAGGAGTGCCTCGGCGCTCACCGCTGCCCGGTCGGCACCGACTGCTTCGCCGAGCGCGCCCGCGCCGAGGCGGGGCGGGCCGACGTCGTGGTCACCAACCACGCGCTGCTGGCCATCGACGCCCTCGACGACCGCCCGATCCTGCCCGAGCACGACGTGGTGATGGTCGACGAGGCGCACGACCTGGTCGACCGGGTGACCTCGGCGGCGACCGGGGAGCTGACCGCGGGCGCGGTGAAGCTGGCCGCGCGGCGCTGCGGGCGTGCCATCGACCAGGAGATCGCCGACCGGCTCGACGAGGCGGGCGAAGGGCTCGACGTGGTGCTCCAGGACGCCGAACCGCGCCGCCTGGAGGAGCTGCCCCGCGACCTCGGCGGCGCGCTGGCCGCGACCCGGGACGCGGCGGCGGCGTGCGTGACCGCGCTCGGGCCCGAGCGCAAGGAGGACGTCGAGGGCAGCACGGCCCGCAAGCTGGCCCTCGCACTCACCGAGGATGTGCACGACACGGCCGTCCGGGTACTGGAAGCCTTCGACGAGGAGGACGACCGGCGGCGCGACGTGGTGTGGATCTCCGCCGACCCCAACCGGCCGCCGACCGTCCGGGTCGCGCCCCTGGGCGTCGGCGGGCTGCTGCGGGAGCGGCTGTTCGGCCAGCGCACGACGGTGCTGACCTCGGCGACGCTCGCGCTCGGCGGTTCCTTCGACACGCTGGCAAGGCAGTGGGGGCTGCCGCCGGAGCAGCGGGCCCGCAAGGCTGAAGGGGCGGCCACCGACAAGGAGGTGCCGTCGGACGCAGGCGGACCGAAGTGGACCGGGCTCGACGTGGGGTCGCCCTTCGAGCACCAGCGCAGCGGCATCCTCTACATCGCGCGCCACCTGCCGCAGCCCGGCCGCGACGGGCTGCCGCCGCAGTACCTGGACGAGCTGACCGAGCTGGTGCGGGCCGCGGGAGGCCGGACGCTCGGGCTGTTCTCGTCGATGCGCGCCGCGCGGCAGGCGTCGGAGGAGCTGCGGCAGCGGCTGGACACTCCGGTGCTGTGCCAGGGCGAGGACTCCACGGCGCTGCTGGTCACCAAGTTCGCCGAGGACCCGCGGACCTCGCTGTTCGGCACGCTGTCGCTGTGGCAGGGCGTGGACGTGCCCGGGCAGTCGCTGCAACTTGTCGTGATGGACCGCATCCCGTTCCCGCGCCCGGACGACCCGCTGGCGTCGGCGCGGCAGAAGGCGGTGTCCGAACACGGCGGCAACGGGTTCCTCACTATCGCGGGCACGCACGCCGCGCTGCTGCTCGCCCAGGGTGCGGGACGGCTGCTGCGGTCGATCGACGACCGCGGCGTGATCGCGGTGCTCGACCCGCGGCTGGCGACCGCCCGCTACGGCGGCTTCCTGCGCGCGTCCCTCCCGCCGTTCTGGACCACGCACGACCCGGAGGTCGTCCGGGGCGCGCTGCGCCGCCTGGATGCCTCCGCTTCGTGA
- a CDS encoding maleylpyruvate isomerase family mycothiol-dependent enzyme: protein MPDGWPLGMLGKMSSPTTADMAEAVSRSAERFLRLVRSAPDPDLPIPATPGWSLTDVVGHLAMEPPRYEDLARGGDDWVRTAAELPEYNARQVRELPTRDLQELSALLRRGVGSLVATVLEFGADQPDMRFDGGAKLPADRALGTLIAEYLVHGWDIAAAMGRRWPIDAADVSRVMEALVHIAPGWVDPGDTHTANYELRLRGQRRYYFEFRSGALTVTTTPPDRVDLRISAHPESFLLVNYGRRSPVRESVSGRVVAWGRKPWLAAAFNRRFLSP, encoded by the coding sequence ATGCCGGACGGGTGGCCGCTGGGCATGCTGGGAAAGATGTCGAGCCCCACCACGGCCGATATGGCCGAAGCCGTGTCCCGGTCGGCGGAGCGGTTCCTGCGCCTCGTGCGCTCGGCCCCCGATCCGGACCTGCCGATCCCGGCGACTCCGGGCTGGTCGCTGACCGACGTCGTCGGCCACCTCGCGATGGAGCCGCCGCGCTACGAGGACCTGGCCCGCGGTGGCGACGACTGGGTCCGCACCGCGGCCGAGCTGCCCGAATACAACGCGCGGCAGGTCCGCGAGCTGCCGACCCGCGACCTGCAAGAACTGAGCGCGCTGCTGCGGCGGGGTGTCGGATCGCTGGTGGCCACCGTGCTGGAGTTCGGCGCCGACCAGCCGGACATGCGGTTCGACGGCGGCGCAAAGCTGCCCGCCGACCGGGCGCTGGGCACGCTCATCGCCGAGTACCTGGTGCACGGCTGGGACATCGCCGCCGCCATGGGACGCCGCTGGCCGATCGACGCGGCCGACGTGTCGCGTGTGATGGAGGCGCTGGTCCACATCGCACCCGGCTGGGTCGACCCGGGCGACACCCACACGGCGAACTACGAGCTGCGCCTGCGCGGGCAGCGGCGCTACTACTTCGAGTTCCGATCCGGCGCGCTCACCGTCACCACCACTCCACCGGATCGGGTGGATCTGCGGATCAGCGCGCATCCGGAAAGCTTCCTGCTGGTCAACTACGGCCGGCGCAGCCCGGTGCGGGAGAGCGTGTCCGGCCGCGTCGTGGCGTGGGGCCGCAAACCCTGGCTCGCGGCGGCGTTCAACCGCCGGTTCCTGAGCCCCTGA
- a CDS encoding nicotinamidase gives MAKALIVVDVQIDFCEGGALAVPGGAAVVAAISNFAVGSGHDHVVATRDYHIDPGAHFSDEPDFVRSWPVHCVAGTPGAAFHPDLEVGPVEAVFSKGQYSDGYSGFEGTDHQSRALVEWLRERGVDQVDVVGIATDHCVRATALDAVEAGIATTVLLDLTAGVSRPTVDAALEDLRAAGVRLVGEPVVAA, from the coding sequence ATGGCCAAGGCACTGATCGTCGTCGACGTGCAGATCGACTTCTGCGAGGGCGGCGCGCTGGCGGTCCCGGGCGGGGCCGCGGTGGTCGCGGCCATCTCGAACTTCGCCGTCGGGTCCGGCCACGACCACGTCGTGGCCACCCGCGACTACCACATCGACCCGGGCGCGCACTTCAGCGACGAGCCGGACTTCGTCCGCTCGTGGCCGGTGCACTGCGTCGCCGGGACGCCGGGTGCGGCCTTCCACCCGGACCTGGAGGTCGGGCCGGTCGAGGCCGTGTTCTCCAAGGGCCAGTACAGCGACGGCTACTCCGGTTTCGAGGGCACCGACCACCAGAGCCGGGCCCTGGTGGAGTGGCTGCGCGAGCGCGGCGTCGACCAGGTCGACGTCGTCGGCATCGCCACCGACCACTGCGTGCGGGCGACGGCGCTGGACGCCGTGGAGGCCGGCATCGCCACGACCGTGCTGCTCGACCTGACCGCGGGCGTTTCGCGGCCGACGGTGGACGCCGCGCTGGAGGACCTGCGCGCCGCGGGCGTGCGGCTGGTGGGCGAGCCCGTCGTGGCCGCCTGA
- a CDS encoding nicotinate phosphoribosyltransferase, translating to MTAASTPAASTALLTDQYELTMLASALRDGTADRQCAFEVFTRRLPDGRRYGVVGGLDRVLEAVENFRFGEAELEQLASAGVVGDSTLEWLADYRFRGDVDGYPEGEVYFPGSPLLSVRGTFAEAVVLETVVLSILNHDSAIAAAAARMVSAANGRRMIEMGSRRTHEESAVASARAAYLAGFTATSNLEAGRRYGIPTAGTAAHAFTLLHDTERAAFESQVAMLGPGTTLLVDTYDITNGIALAIEVAGTGLGAVRIDSGDVGVLARRAREQLDSLGAFETKIVVSGDLDEHAIAGLRAEPVDGYGVGTSLVTGSGAPTSEMVYKLVEVDGRPVAKRSTHKTSRGGRKIAVRRHKPTGTAVEEAVYPATAGPELGAHDRFLQIPLLRGGKRVDDLPSLEDNRQRLKDALVSLPWEGLKLSHGEPAIPTVFPEQ from the coding sequence ATGACGGCGGCAAGCACACCCGCAGCGAGCACCGCGCTGCTCACCGACCAGTACGAGCTGACCATGCTCGCCAGCGCCCTGCGCGACGGCACCGCGGACCGCCAGTGCGCCTTCGAGGTGTTCACCCGGCGGCTGCCCGACGGCAGGCGCTACGGCGTCGTTGGCGGTCTCGACCGGGTGCTGGAGGCGGTCGAGAACTTCCGGTTCGGCGAGGCCGAGCTCGAACAGCTCGCCAGTGCTGGGGTCGTGGGCGACAGCACGCTGGAGTGGCTGGCCGACTACCGGTTCCGGGGCGACGTCGACGGCTACCCCGAGGGCGAGGTGTACTTCCCCGGCTCCCCGCTGCTGAGCGTGCGCGGCACCTTCGCCGAGGCCGTGGTCCTGGAGACGGTGGTCCTGTCGATCCTCAACCACGACAGCGCGATCGCCGCCGCCGCGGCCCGCATGGTCTCGGCGGCCAACGGGCGCCGCATGATCGAGATGGGTTCGCGCCGCACGCACGAGGAGTCCGCGGTGGCCTCCGCGCGGGCCGCCTACCTGGCGGGATTCACCGCGACGTCGAACCTGGAGGCCGGCCGCCGCTACGGCATCCCGACGGCGGGAACCGCCGCGCACGCTTTCACCCTGCTGCACGACACCGAGCGCGCCGCCTTCGAGTCGCAGGTCGCGATGCTGGGCCCCGGCACGACGCTGCTGGTCGACACCTACGACATCACCAACGGCATCGCGCTGGCGATCGAGGTGGCAGGCACCGGCCTCGGGGCGGTCCGGATCGACTCCGGTGACGTCGGCGTGCTGGCCAGGCGGGCGCGCGAGCAGCTCGACTCGCTCGGCGCGTTCGAGACCAAGATCGTGGTCTCCGGCGACCTCGACGAGCACGCCATCGCCGGGCTGCGCGCCGAGCCGGTCGACGGCTACGGCGTCGGCACCTCGCTGGTCACCGGCTCCGGGGCGCCCACGTCGGAGATGGTCTACAAGCTGGTCGAGGTCGACGGCAGGCCGGTGGCCAAGCGCAGCACGCACAAGACCTCGCGCGGCGGCCGCAAGATCGCCGTGCGCAGGCACAAGCCCACCGGCACCGCCGTGGAGGAGGCCGTCTACCCGGCAACCGCCGGACCGGAGCTGGGAGCGCACGACAGGTTCCTGCAGATCCCCTTGCTCAGGGGCGGCAAGCGGGTAGATGATCTCCCCTCGCTGGAGGACAATCGGCAACGGCTGAAGGACGCGTTGGTCAGCCTGCCGTGGGAGGGACTGAAGCTGTCCCACGGCGAGCCCGCGATCCCGACGGTGTTCCCGGAGCAGTAG
- a CDS encoding MarR family winged helix-turn-helix transcriptional regulator, which yields MMSANEAALGRLQELVVVLSEDMEQGLAALGLTRSRAHVLWELHRCGPVTQRTLSDALRVTPRNVTGLVDALVDGGFVSREPHPTDRRATLITLTGSGAETAAAMAAGQRDLADQLFGSLPPGGVEEFTATLDHLLAQIRSQQGAGGAQR from the coding sequence ATGATGTCTGCGAACGAAGCGGCACTGGGACGACTGCAGGAACTCGTCGTGGTGCTGAGCGAGGACATGGAACAGGGACTGGCGGCGCTGGGGCTGACGCGCTCGCGCGCCCACGTGCTGTGGGAGCTGCACCGGTGCGGCCCGGTCACGCAGCGGACCCTCAGCGACGCGCTGCGGGTCACGCCGCGCAACGTCACCGGACTCGTCGACGCGCTGGTTGACGGCGGGTTCGTGTCCCGCGAGCCACACCCCACCGACCGCCGCGCCACCCTGATCACCCTCACCGGGAGCGGCGCCGAGACCGCCGCCGCGATGGCCGCGGGGCAGCGGGACCTGGCCGACCAGCTGTTCGGGAGCCTCCCGCCCGGTGGTGTGGAGGAGTTCACCGCGACTCTGGATCACCTGCTCGCCCAGATCCGCAGCCAGCAGGGCGCCGGCGGTGCCCAGCGCTGA